Within Rhododendron vialii isolate Sample 1 chromosome 12a, ASM3025357v1, the genomic segment TGAATTTCTCCCCAAAGGTATCATGATGCAGGAACTCAGAAAGCTCTTCCTACTCTTTTATTTGGATACAACAGAAAGATGACTCCTAAAAGCAAGATGGACATGTTTGGTAATGCAATTCAATTTCACTTGCCTTACTGTTCTATTCAAATAGAAAAGTAAGATAAGTCGTAGTAACAAAATAGATTGGGCATAACAAGGTTAATGTATTCACAGGGACAATAAAAACCCATTAAATTTTCCAGGGATCAACCTTTTACGAATTTATTCAAAATTACCTCTTTGTTTTCACATATCACTGCATTCATTAGGGGAGTTTGACCTGCTCTATCAGTAGCATCAATCTCTGCTCCTTCCTCAATTAAAAGTTCACACAACTCCGAGTTTCCTGTGCTAGCAGCACGATGCAAAGGGCTGCATCCAACCTAAAGAATGAACATCAATCAATGATCgagggaagagaaaatccaagaacaaagcttcaGCAACACAAAGCAAGAGCATCAaaagtcgagagagagagagagagagagagaggggaaaaagaGGCTGAAGTCTCAAGTTACAAGCCTTGTCTTTCAGATCAATCTTTGCACCATGAGAAAGCAGAATTTCAGCTATTTTCAACCAACCCTTGCTAGCAGCATAATGAAGAGCAGTTCGACCCCCATCATTCTTCAAATTAACGTCAGCCCCTGTGATTTAGCAATTTAACTTCAGTCTAGCTGTAGAAATTGCTGTTTTCGAGAGAAGATGATATCAGTTCTAAATAAAAGTAATTGAGCAACATCCTAAATCGCTTCTTTGGACAAGAGAAAAGAAGGAACTCCTAAACATCTCTTAACTACAAATGAGCTATTTTCCTAATATGTCCCAAGCAAACTCGCAGAAGAGTTGCTGGGAGGTTCACCACATCGAGGTCAAAGACAATAGGTTGGTGTCACTTCCGAAAAGTATCACCTATTAAAAGTAACGCATTCATAAAGATTGGGCATATGGGTTTTTTCCCAATGAATAGGACCTCTCAAAACACTTCCTCTGATCTAAAAAGGGgttttaaaacaaatacatgTGCTAGCTGTATCACTACATCTTAAGATATGAAATGTCATACCCATTAAGGAGGTAGCAAATCGTAAAATTATCATCGGCCACAGGGCAACAATTCAGATTCTAGTGATGTGGACTAGCAAGCAACCCATCATTCGCATTTGTAAATTTTTCCTATAACTTACACAACCATCCACCGGATTgggaaatatttttgtttgttccaATGGCATTGATTCAACTGACAAGCGGGGAACTATTTTCTAGACCATCAAAAGCTAAGTTCAAAGGCTCAGGATCACTCGCCCAGGCTATCAAAAAACTCCTTGAGGATTTTGAGTTTGTGCCATACTATACAAAAGCCTACACTAGTCCATAAGGTCTTCGTAAAAGGTGGGCCTTCTAGCAGTTGAACACATTTTGTATGTCGTGTATGCTTTTAGGAATAGCATGGCCTATAAATCTTTGTGCCCTTACCATCTCTCTCTGCCTATCAATCTTTACTCAAAGGGAGAGAACCTGTTTAATAGATGTATAAATAAAGTATGAGAGAAAGAAGTCACCAAAGTCATCAATGACAAAGTATGAGACTGGGTGTTTACTTTTACGAAATTGATGTACGAGCTTTAATTACATACTTAAAATAACACAAACGTTTTCAGGCTTTGAGGAACTTCTGTAACTATTACTTAGCATTTAAATCATTCTCTCCCTCTTTTGGAATTTCAATATAATTTTACGTATTTATTGAGCTTAAAATTAAAATCACAACCCCTTCTGCCTCAAGGCCTTGACCTTGAGGTGTACACCTCACCTTGTGAGGAAAAAAACGCCTCGCattacaccttttttttttttttataggcctCACATAATCACATTACACCTTGGCCTTTAAAAACAATACAAGCTTAATAGTAACTCTCTTGACACTTGACCGATCTACAAAATACACACCTCGGCTGAGCAAAATCTCCACAATTTCTACATTCCCAATGCTAGCCGCAGAATGAAGTGGTACCCACCCCTCCTCATCCGGACTGTTTATACCACTCACCGATGGATCTGCAGCAGACAGTATCTTCACCACCTAAATCCATTCACAaatgcaaatttaaaaaaatgaatcaagTTCAAATTCGAAGATTGAAAACTACAATTGCACGTTCGAATGACAATGCCGCGCAAGTCTTATAATGGCCAGTAAGAAGTTCAAAAAACAACTGAAAATGTCTAAAACATCTGTTAGTGAAACAATGATCACCCATTTACTCGATCAAACAAATGTCCAATAAGGAAACAAAGATAAACCCTCCAAACCCTAAGGCTCCGTTGGATAGATGTGGTTTCTTAGTAAAAGGAATTTTAACTTCTTTTCTTCAATGAGAATAACATAAACTTAGGCTGCATAGTTGGTATATGGATTGCGACATTGTTAGGGAGCTCTATCATGATAGATTTGAAATGAGTTTCCAAAGGAGAAATTTGAAGTTTTTCATGTTAAGATTGTTACGATTGTAATTATACAAATATCCCAATAAAATAAGTCCCTTCAGTCTCTAATTCCTATTTAACACATCTTTGACGTGCTGCACTTGCACAATAACTAAACCGCTCATGTAGTTGATGAATGAAACCCTAAGGGCTTGTTCATTTGGGGGTCTCAAAACCCCTGCACACAGTCTCCAATAaattctctctatttctctccactcattacttttaaaaatctccctcaaaacccaaaccaaacaggcTCTAAATCTCTTCATTTGCAATTCACATCTATCCAAGAACCCAAGGCCCCATTCACTCTcacgaaaaggaaaaaattacgAGAATGATAAATTTTCCTGCATTTTTAATGTGTCCTGTTAGAAGGGAAATTATACAACCTCCATCTCCAACTTTACCTGGCTTTATACTAGTTCCTACAGAATTAAACTCGTACTTTTATATTAGCTCTTGAATTTCTTATCaaataaacacacacaaaaaacttGTTCATATTTTCTTTACTCCACTCTCCTTAGGGCTAATAAATGAACCAATTACTCAAGTTCGTTTGTTAAAAGCTCGTTCAAGGTGGGTTTGTTATATAAGCAAACCGAACTTAACAATTTCTTTCGaagctttcaaaccaagcttgaaaaagTTGCTACACGTGCTCATTCAATTTA encodes:
- the LOC131311270 gene encoding uncharacterized protein LOC131311270 is translated as MDMEIEGEQEVVKDEDLFKAAENGDSSIFEALSHQQLLKSLSLRNEDRRSLLHVAASSSRSAVVKILSAADPSVSGINSPDEEGWVPLHSAASIGNVEIVEILLSRGADVNLKNDGGRTALHYAASKGWLKIAEILLSHGAKIDLKDKVGCSPLHRAASTGNSELCELLIEEGAEIDATDRAGQTPLMNAVICENKEVALLLIRHGADVDVEDKEGYTVLGRASKDLRPVLIDAAKAMLED